The Glycine max cultivar Williams 82 chromosome 12, Glycine_max_v4.0, whole genome shotgun sequence genome window below encodes:
- the LOC100784033 gene encoding nucleolar GTP-binding protein 1, giving the protein MVQYNFKKITVVPNGKDVVDIILSRTQRQTPTVVHKGYAISRLRQFYMRKVKYTQQNFHDKLSTIIDEFPRLDDIHPFYGDLLHVLYNKDHYKLALGQINTARNLIGKIAKDYVKLLKYGDSLYRCKCLKVAALGRMCTVIKRVGPSLAYLEQVRQHMARLPSIDPNTRTILICGYPNVGKSSFINKITRADVDVQPYAFTTKSLFVGHTDYKYLRYQVIDTPGILDRPFEDRNIIEMCSITALAHLRAAILFFLDVSGSCGYSIAQQAALFHSIKSLFMNKPLIIVCNKTDLQPLEGISEEDMKLVNEMKAEALKTLVGQGGEPTDNNSVLLTMSTLTEEGVIAVKNAACERLLDQRVEIKMKSKKINDCLNRFHVAVPKPRDQKERPPCIPQAVLEAKAKQAAEKEKRKTEKDLEDENGGAGVYSMNLRKNYILADDEWKEDVLPEILDGHNVYDFIDPDILHRVEELEREEGMRQEEAEDGDFEIDGTELTPEQQAALAEIRKKKSLLIQQHRIKKSNAENRPTVPRKFDKDKQFTSERMGRQLSSLGLDPTLAIKRMRSRSASRGRKRERSPEMRSADGMDIDGDTPSKKQRLSRSLSRSRSVSRPPHEVVPGEGYKDSAQKVKAIKLAKKSVKKRNKDARRGEADRVIPNLKPKHLFSGKRSNGKTERR; this is encoded by the coding sequence ATGGTTCAGTATAATTTTAAGAAGATCACTGTGGTGCCAAATGGGAAGGATGTCGTCGACATCATCCTCTCTCGCACCCAGCGTCAGACACCAACCGTTGTGCACAAAGGATATGCTATTTCACGGCTTCGCCAATTCTACATGCGCAAAGTGAAGTATACTCAGCAGAATTTTCATGACAAGCTCTCCACAATAATCGACGAGTTCCCCAGGCTCGACGATATTCATCCTTTCTATGGCGATCTCCTCCATGTGCTCTACAATAAGGACCACTACAAGCTTGCTCTTGGCCAAATTAACACTGCCAGGAATCTCATTGGTAAGATTGCCAAAGACTATGTGAAGTTGTTGAAGTATGGTGACTCGCTGTATCGGTGCAAGTGTCTTAAGGTGGCTGCTCTTGGCCGCATGTGCACTGTGATCAAGAGGGTTGGCCCGAGTTTGGCTTATCTAGAACAGGTCAGACAGCACATGGCTAGGCTTCCCTCTATTGATCCAAATACGAGGACTATCTTGATCTGTGGATATCCCAATGTTGGCAAGAGCTCGTTCATTAACAAGATTACTAGAGCTGATGTGGATGTGCAGCCCTATGCTTTCACTACAAAGTCTCTCTTTGTGGGTCATACTGATTATAAATACCTGAGGTACCAAGTAATTGATACACCAGGGATTTTGGACAGGCCTTTTGAAGATCGTAATATTATTGAGATGTGCAGTATCACTGCTCTAGCACATTTGAGAGCCGCGATATTGTTTTTCTTGGACGTGTCTGGGTCTTGTGGTTACAGTATTGCTCAGCAGGCAGCTCTGTTTCACAGCATCAAGTCTTTGTTTATGAACAAGCCGTTGATTATAGTCTGCAACAAGACTGACTTGCAGCCACTTGAGGGGATATCTGAGGAAGACATGAAGTTGGTCAATGAGATGAAAGCGGAAGCCTTGAAGACTCTAGTTGGTCAAGGTGGTGAGCCTACAGACAATAACAGTGTATTGTTGACCATGAGCACTTTGACAGAAGAAGGGGTAATTGCTGTGAAAAATGCAGCATGTGAGAGGTTATTGGATCAGAGGGTGGAGATAAAGATGAAATCAAAGAAAATTAATGACTGCTTGAACAGGTTTCATGTTGCAGTACCAAAGCCTCGTGACCAGAAGGAAAGGCCTCCATGTATTCCTCAAGCAGTTTTAGAAGCTAAAGCTAAGCAAGCAGctgagaaggaaaagagaaaaactgaAAAGGATCTGGAGGATGAGAATGGTGGGGCGGGTGTATACTCAATGAACTTGAGAAAGAATTACATTTTGGCCGATGATGAATGGAAAGAGGATGTGCTGCCAGAAATTTTGGATGGACACAATGTGTATGATTTCATTGATCCTGATATTCTGCATAGGGTTGAAGAGTTGGAAAGAGAAGAAGGGATGAGACAGGAAGAAGCTGAGGATGGTGATTTTGAGATTGATGGAACTGAATTGACGCCCGAGCAGCAAGCAGCTTTAGCTGAgattaggaaaaagaaaagcttgCTCATCCAGCAGCATAGGATCAAAAAGAGCAATGCAGAGAATCGGCCAACTGTTCCAAGGAAGTTTGATAAGGACAAGCAGTTCACCTCAGAAAGAATGGGAAGGCAATTGTCATCTTTGGGGCTTGATCCCACTTTGGCAATTAAGAGAATGCGCAGCAGATCTGCTTCTAGAGGTCGGAAAAGGGAAAGATCGCCTGAAATGAGAAGTGCTGATGGTATGGATATTGATGGTGATACACCTAGCAAAAAACAGCGTCTGAGTAGATCACTGTCACGGTCCAGGTCAGTGTCACGCCCACCACATGAAGTTGTGCCTGGAGAAGGTTACAAGGATTCTGCTCAAAAGGTCAAggcaattaaacttgcaaagaaATCTGTCAAGAAGAGAAACAAGGATGCCCGTCGTGGAGAAGCTGATAGAGTCATACCTAATCTGAAGCCCAAGCACTTGTTTTCTGGGAAGCGTTCCAATGGAAAAACTGAGAGACGCTAG